In Puntigrus tetrazona isolate hp1 chromosome 22, ASM1883169v1, whole genome shotgun sequence, one genomic interval encodes:
- the rcor3 gene encoding REST corepressor 3: MPGMMDKGSEYLGKGRSNGTKSPSNASNGHFSDESGSDDEHDVGMRVGSDYQANIPEFDPGSTKYSDKDNGGMLVWSPHHAIVDSKLDEYIAIAKEKHGYNVEQALGMLFWHKHNIEKSLADLPNFTPFPDEWTVEDKVLFEQAFSFHGKSFHRIQQMLPDKSISSLVKYYYSWKKTRSRTSLMDRQARKLANRNNQDESEEEMEDANPIEANDSDYDPTKEAKKETHAEPQTLSSKIGLGRRDHQTLQHRHHSQRSKCRPPKGMYLTQEDVVAVSCSSSAANSVLRQLDMELVSLKRQVQNAKQLNSGLKQKIEDGIDEFRLPECTQKINARWTTDEQLLAVQGVRKYGKDFQAIADVIGNKTVGQVKNFFVNYRRRFNLDEVLQEWEAEQGTHTPNGDGANSGEDGKNSNISSGKSTDEEEEEGQVTPASGPSPVATAASLTAASSSTSLNQPPPLLRPSLPATPALHRQPPPLQQQARFLQPRPALNQPPPLIRPSNPMPPRLNPRPSAPAPSTASAAPGQQPPTLVGIQSETPSSSLH, from the exons ATGCCGGGAATGATGGACAAAGGGTCGGAATATCTGGGCAAAGGTCGCTCAAATGGAACGAAAAGCCCGTCTAACGCCTCGAATGGACATTTTTCGGACGAGAGCGGCAGCGACGACGAGCACG ATGTGGGCATGCGGGTGGGGTCAGATTATCAAGCAAACATTCCCGAGTTTGATCCAG gctCCACAAAATACAGCGACAAAGACAATGGTGGCATGTTGGTTTGGTCTCCACATCACGCAATAGTTGACTCTAAAT tggatgAGTACATTGCAATTGCAAAAGAAAAGCATGGGTACAATGTTGAGCAG GCTCTTGGCATGCTCTTCTGGCACAAACACAACATTGAGAAGTCCCTCGCTGATCTGCCAAACTTCACCCCCTTCCCTGATGAGTGGACGGTGGAGGACAAGGTGTTGTTTGAGCAAGCGTTCAGTTTTCATGGGAAGAGCTTTCATCGGATCCAGCAGATG TTGCCGGACAAATCCATATCCAGCCTTGTGAAGTATTACTACTCATGGAAAAAAACTCGATCCCGGACAAGTCTAATGGACCGACAAGCTCGAAAGCTGGCAAACCGGAATAACCAAGATGAAAG CGAGGAAGAGATGGAAGACGCCAACCCTATTGAGGCCAACGACAGTGATTATGACCCTACAAAAGAGGCGAAGAAGGag ACTCATGCAGAACCTCAGACGCTGAGCTCCAAGATCGGGCTGGGACGGAGAGACCACCAGACCCTGCAGCACCGTCACCACAGCCAGCGCTCCAAGTGCCGCCCACCCAAAGGCATGTACCTCACACAGGAGGATGTGGTGGCCGTCTCCTGCAGCTCCAGCGCAGCAAACTCTGTCCTGCGTCAGCTCGACATGGAGCTGGTGTCTCTGAAACGGCAG GTTCAAAATGCCAAGCAGTTAAACAGTGGACTCAAACAGAAGATTGAAGATGGAATCGATGAATTCAGACTGCCTGAG TGCACTCAAAAGATAAATGCCCGCTGGACAACAGATGAGCAGCTTTTGGCGGTACAAG GGGTAAGAAAATACGGGAAGGACTTCCAGGCTATCGCCGACGTGATCGGGAATAAAACGGTGGGGCAGGTGAAGAATTTCTTTGTGAACTATCGGCGGCGCTTTAACTTGGACGAGGTGCTTCAGGAATGGGAGGCGGAGCAGGGAACTCACACTCCCAACGGAGATGGCGCTAACTCTGGGGAGGATGGAAAGAACAGCAACATCTCCTCAGGAAAGAGCAcagatgaagaagaggaagag GGTCAGGTGACCCCGGCCTCGGGTCCGTCTCCTGTAGCCACGGCAGCGTCTCTAACGGCAGCCAGCAGCTCCACGTCTCTCAACCAGCCTCCACCTCTTCTGCGCCCGTCTCTTCCCGCCACCCCAGCGCTACACCGCCAACCGCCTCCTCTGCAGCAGCAAGCCCGCTTCCTTCAACCCCGTCCTGCCCTAAACCAGCCTCCGCCTCTCATCCGGCCCTCCAACCCCATGCCTCCACGCCTCAACCCCCGACCCTCGGCCCCGGCCCCCAGCACGGCTTCAGCTGCGCCGGGCCAGCAGCCGCCCACTCTGGTGGGCATCCAGTCCGAGACGCCCTCCTCCTCTCTACACtga